One genomic region from Thermoflexus sp. encodes:
- a CDS encoding putative toxin-antitoxin system toxin component, PIN family, which yields MLIEAWKDGQFILVTSEELLAELFEVLARPKFRRYFTGEDIEELGRLIYERAEMVKPSVHVTLCRDPKDDIFLNVAISGRVLYLVTGDKDLKGDEELKATMRERYGVHIVGVPEFLAILSAHGRRP from the coding sequence ATTCTTATAGAAGCGTGGAAAGATGGGCAATTCATCCTCGTAACATCAGAGGAGCTGCTTGCCGAACTGTTTGAGGTGCTGGCTCGTCCCAAATTTCGCCGGTATTTCACTGGGGAGGACATCGAGGAACTGGGCAGGCTCATCTACGAACGAGCGGAAATGGTAAAACCGTCAGTTCATGTGACATTGTGCCGCGACCCCAAAGACGACATCTTTCTGAACGTGGCCATCTCCGGCAGAGTTCTATACTTGGTGACCGGAGATAAGGACCTCAAAGGGGACGAAGAACTCAAGGCCACGATGCGCGAGCGATATGGTGTTCACATCGTGGGTGTTCCGGAGTTT
- a CDS encoding aldehyde ferredoxin oxidoreductase family protein: protein MFGYAGRILHVDLSAGRLWVEEPDEAFYRTYWGGSAMGLYYVLRHTPPGIDPFDPRNTLTFFLSAATGLPISGQSRATANAKSPLTGLIGDSQAGGFWPAELKFARFDGIVIYGRAPKPVYLWIHDGEAELRDATHLWGRTTGEVEDILYEELGDDQIEIAQIGPAGERLVRFAAIMNMRNRAHGRTGMGAVMGSKNLKAIAVRGRWRPSAYDARALQQLNKQGPAAYEANLAVKNLGIYGTASVLAAQNAAGGQPTRNYTSGFFEEADRITGERMAETILKERDTCYACVVRCKRVVETEWRGRSVDPLYGGPEYETLSTFGSYCGVSDLEAIALANQICNQYGVDTISCGATIAFAMECFERGILPEAEVGFPLRFGDAEAMIRLLERIVRREGIGDVLAEGSARAAQIIGRGAEDLVVAVKGQELPAHMPQVKRSLALIYAVNPFGADHQSSEHDTLYMPKSPRLFLDRLAVLGLTDPQPPRVLNEAKIRFAYETQKFYSFLDTADLCQFVFGPSWQLYGPEELVALMRAVTGWEVTLEEVMRVGERRLNMLRAFNAREGAGRDRDTLPKRLFEPLRGGKTDGLSVDREEWEAALARYYEMAGWDPQTGMPTPEKLRELGLEWILS from the coding sequence ATGTTCGGTTACGCCGGACGCATTCTGCATGTCGATCTCTCGGCCGGACGTCTGTGGGTGGAGGAGCCGGACGAGGCGTTCTACCGGACTTACTGGGGCGGCAGCGCGATGGGGCTGTATTACGTGCTGAGGCACACACCGCCCGGCATCGATCCTTTCGATCCCCGCAACACCCTCACGTTCTTCCTCAGCGCGGCCACCGGCCTCCCCATCTCCGGTCAGAGCCGGGCCACCGCCAACGCCAAATCCCCCCTTACCGGCCTGATCGGCGACTCCCAGGCCGGCGGCTTCTGGCCCGCCGAGCTCAAGTTCGCCCGATTCGACGGCATCGTGATCTACGGGCGGGCGCCGAAGCCGGTCTACCTCTGGATCCACGACGGAGAGGCGGAGCTGCGGGACGCGACCCACCTCTGGGGGCGCACCACCGGCGAGGTGGAGGACATCCTCTATGAAGAGCTGGGCGACGACCAGATCGAGATCGCCCAGATCGGCCCGGCCGGCGAACGCCTCGTTCGATTCGCCGCCATTATGAACATGCGCAATCGCGCCCACGGCCGCACCGGGATGGGCGCGGTGATGGGCTCCAAAAACCTCAAGGCCATCGCCGTGCGGGGCCGCTGGCGCCCGTCGGCATACGACGCCCGGGCCCTTCAACAGTTGAACAAACAGGGTCCGGCCGCCTACGAGGCAAACCTGGCGGTCAAAAACCTGGGGATCTATGGAACCGCCAGCGTGCTGGCGGCCCAGAACGCCGCCGGCGGCCAGCCGACGCGCAACTACACCAGCGGCTTCTTTGAGGAAGCCGATCGCATCACCGGCGAGCGGATGGCCGAGACCATCCTGAAGGAGCGCGATACCTGTTACGCCTGTGTGGTCCGCTGCAAGCGGGTGGTGGAGACGGAGTGGCGGGGCCGCTCGGTGGACCCCCTCTATGGCGGGCCGGAGTATGAGACCCTTTCCACCTTCGGCTCCTACTGTGGGGTCAGCGATCTTGAGGCCATCGCCCTGGCGAACCAGATCTGCAATCAGTATGGGGTGGATACGATCTCCTGCGGGGCGACCATCGCCTTCGCCATGGAGTGTTTCGAGCGGGGGATCCTCCCGGAGGCCGAGGTGGGCTTTCCCCTGCGCTTCGGCGACGCGGAGGCGATGATCCGCCTGCTGGAGCGGATCGTGCGGCGCGAGGGCATCGGGGATGTCCTGGCAGAAGGCTCCGCCCGGGCAGCTCAGATCATCGGCCGCGGGGCGGAAGATCTCGTGGTCGCCGTGAAGGGCCAGGAGCTCCCCGCCCATATGCCCCAGGTCAAGCGCTCCCTGGCCCTGATCTACGCCGTCAACCCCTTCGGCGCCGATCACCAGTCCAGCGAGCACGACACCCTCTACATGCCCAAATCCCCCCGCCTTTTCCTGGACCGGCTGGCTGTCCTCGGCCTGACCGACCCGCAACCGCCCCGGGTTCTGAACGAGGCGAAAATCCGCTTCGCCTATGAGACCCAGAAGTTTTACAGCTTTCTGGACACGGCGGACCTGTGCCAGTTCGTCTTCGGGCCTTCCTGGCAGCTCTACGGGCCGGAGGAGCTGGTGGCGCTCATGCGCGCGGTGACCGGATGGGAGGTGACCCTGGAGGAGGTGATGCGGGTGGGCGAGCGAAGGCTGAACATGCTGCGGGCTTTCAACGCCCGGGAAGGGGCGGGGCGGGATCGGGACACTTTGCCGAAGCGGCTGTTCGAGCCCCTGCGGGGCGGCAAAACCGATGGGCTGAGCGTGGATCGGGAGGAATGGGAAGCAGCCCTCGCCCGCTATTATGAAATGGCCGGCTGGGATCCCCAGACCGGGATGCCCACCCCGGAGAAACTGCGGGAACTGGGTCTGGAATGGATCCTCTCGTAG